CCGAGGTCGTCTGGGAGAACATCGAGGCGGCCGGGCCGATTCCGTACGACGACGCGGACCGAGAGTTCGCCGCCGAATTGCAGGCGACGGTGGCTGACGAGCGCATCGAGTCGCGCCTCGCCGAACTTCCCGACGAAGTCGCCGCCGAAATCGAGGACGAGGCGCTGTACGCGGAACCGGTCGCCCCCTACGACCACGACCGGCAGACCCACGGGTCGACGGAGGTGGGCGACGTGAGTTGGATCACTCCTACCGGGCAGTTCAACGGCGCGACGTGGCCCGTCGGGACGCCCGGCCACTCCTGGCAGGTCGTCGCCGCCAACGGCGACTTCGGGTTGAAGGGCGTCGCCTTCGCGGCGAAGGTGCTTGCGGGGGCGGCGTACGACCTGCTCGGCGACGCGGAGCGACTCGCGGCGGCGCGCGAGGAGTTCGAGGCGACCGTCGGGTCGGACGCCTACGAGACGCCGCTCCCCGAGGCGGCCGAACCGCCGTTCGACGTGACGATGGGATAGGACCACCCTCGCTCCGTCGGTTACCTGCTCGACGCGACGGCACCGTCCGCCAGTCGGAACGCCAATCCGTACATCTCGCCCGCCGATTCCGAGCCTATCGTCTCCTCCAAACGGTCCGCCTCCGACGCGAACCGCTCCGCGAACGCGGCCGGCAGTCGCTCACAGGCCCGGCGAACGACGTTCGCGTGCGCCGCGACGTGGCTCTCGGTCCACGGCACCGGGTCCAACAGCGTCCGCTCCCGGTCGAACGCCCACCCGCGGGCCTCGAACTGCGCGCGCAGGACCTCGGCGGGATAGAACGTCAGGGCGGGTCGGCCGTCCGCGAGTTCGGTCGCCGCGTTCTCCAGCGCGAACAACTCGCGCATCGCCGCGTCTCCGGGAAGCGGTTCGTAGTCGTCGACGATGAGGTGGGCACCCGGTGACGCGACCCGCGTCAGTTCCCCGACGACGGCAGCCAGCGACGCGACCGGGACGACGTTGAAGAGGGCGTGGGCGGTGACGACGTCGACGGCGGCGTCGGAAAGGGGAAGCGCCCGCAGGTCCGCCTCCAGCACCGTCGTCCGCGCCAGTTCGTCGGGAGCGAGGCGCTCGCGCACGAGTCGCGCGTGGTCGCGGTCGTTCGTCACCGCGTACACGTGCGCGGCGCCGGCGTCGAGGAGACCCGCGGTCATCTTCCCGACGCCCGCGCCCGCCTCGAGACAGGTCGCACCCGACACCGGGCGGTCCGCGAGTGCGGCCCGAACCGTTCGCGGAACGTCCATACACCGGAGAAGTCGGGCGTCCACAAGAACTCACCGCAAGGTGGGAGAGCTATTCTACGACTATACGACGGTAGAAGGGGTTCAAACAACCACCGTTTGCTCCAAATATAGTTGTATATCCATATAGTACGAATAAATCTCCAAATACGAGAATGAAATCGGCAGAAGTGAGATTCTAACCCTGCATAGAGGTGTACTGAGGCCGAGACGAAACTCGGCCGAACACGTTCGCTTCGAACCTCGCGGAACCGCCCGCGCCTACCGAACCGTTCCTGAGAGCGGAACGAAAGGCCGATCTGAGTGCGGGTTGCTACCTCTTGACGTTCTGCTGGGGACCGAACCGCCCTCCAACTAGAGTGTCGCCGGGCCGATATGATTGTGGACTCTCGGTCATCTTTCCGCCGTCTAATCCCATCTCCATACACTATTCGAACGAAACCGGGCGCTGAACGACTTCTCTGTCCTATTTGCTTCCGTTCTTCGTTCTATTCACCCCCTCGGGCTTCCTTTCGGCGTCTCCGTTGCGGATTGAAAGCATTACAATCTTAGATATGTAATTGTGTGGCAGTCTTTGAGATTCAGATGTCGCACGGGAGCGCAGACGGAGGAGATAGCGTTCCGCTCTCAGGAACGGACGGGAGCGGAGTTTGCGGAGCGAAGACTGAAGGGAACGATAGTCGGACGAACGTGCGACGATAAAACGGATTTATCCGCGAGTGAGTTACCGAACCGATTCGCCGCTGCCGAATCGGGCGGCGTCGCGGGCGACCCGACGACCGGTCAGTCGTCGTCGGCCCCCGCCGGCCGTCCCTCCGTGTCGGCCGACTCCGATCCGCCGGTATCGCCGTACAGGACCGTCTCCTCCCGTAAGAGGACGTTCTCCGACTGCTGGCTGAACGACTTGACGAGGCCGGCGACGGCGATGAGACAGACGACGGCGAACGGCCCGCCGGTGATGATGGCGGCCGACTGGAGCGCCTCGACGCCGCCGATGACCATGAGGATGGACGCGACGACGCCCTGCAGAACGCCCCAGAAGATGCGGCTGACGGAGGAGGGTTCGGCCTTCCCGCCGGTGGTCATCATCGAGACGGCGAGCGTCGAGGAGTCCGCCGAGGTGACGAAGAACGTCGTCACGAGGACGAGGAACGCGAACAGGAGGATGGTTCCCACCGGGAGCGGAATCCACGCCACGTCGAGCGCCTGAAACAGGAGGTAGCCCGAGACGGCCTCGCCGTACTGCCCGACGGGTCCGAGGATGTCGACGACGCCGCCGTGTTGGAAGAGGACGGCGGTGCCGCCGACGATGGCGAACCACGGAATCGTCGCCAGCGACGTGGCGACGATGCCGGTGAACGCCACCTCGCGGACCGACCGGCCGCGCGAGATGCGGGCGATGAACAGGCCGGCGAACGGCGACCACGCCAGCGGCCACGCCCAGTAGAACACCGTCCACGCGTTCGACCACGACCCGCCGTTCCCGAAGTCGGTGAAGGTGCTCATCAGGAACCAGTCGCCGAGGAGGCCGCCCGTGGCCTGCGTGCTCAGTTCGAGAACGCGGGCCGTCGGCCCGAGTATCAGCGTCGCCGTCATGAGCACCGCGAACAGCCCCATGTTGAAGTTCGACAGGCGCCGGATACCCTTGTCGACCCCGAGGACCAGAGAGACCGTGAACAGGAGCGTCATCCCCGTGATGATGAGGATGGTCCCGACGTCGCCGATCTGATACCCCCAGTTGAACTCGATGCCGGTCAGGAACTGACTCCCGATGAGGCCGAGCGACGTGGCCACCCCGCCGAGCGTCGCGAACACCGCCAGGATGTCGACGAGTTTCCCGAGGAGGTTGTCCACGTTGTCGGCGCCGACGAACGGCGTCAGCACGGCCGAGACGCGCAGCGGCGCCCCGTGTTCGTGCGCGAAGTACCCGATTCCGAGGCCCATGACGGTGAAACAGGACCACTGGGTGATGCTCCAGTGGAACAGGCTGTACTGGACGGCGATGGGGATGGCGGCCTGCGACTCGGCGGCCGCACTGTACAGCGGCGGCACGGTCGAGTAGTGTAGCAGCGCCTCGGTCGGCCCCCAGAAGACGATGCCCGCGGCCAGCCCTGCCGAGTAGATCATCGTGAAGTAGGAGACGTAGCTGAACTCCGGGCTGCCCTCCCCGAGTGTGAGCTTCCCCCACGGACCGAGGATGAGGAAGGTCAGAAAGCCGACGAGAACGAGCATGACGATGAGGAACGCCCAGTTGAAC
This genomic stretch from Halogeometricum sp. S1BR25-6 harbors:
- a CDS encoding BCCT family transporter, with the protein product MSESDGAVSEFLDEIEPTIFGFGAGITLLFVVLFALRPQMAGEVVSGVNQFVLARFNWAFLIVMLVLVGFLTFLILGPWGKLTLGEGSPEFSYVSYFTMIYSAGLAAGIVFWGPTEALLHYSTVPPLYSAAAESQAAIPIAVQYSLFHWSITQWSCFTVMGLGIGYFAHEHGAPLRVSAVLTPFVGADNVDNLLGKLVDILAVFATLGGVATSLGLIGSQFLTGIEFNWGYQIGDVGTILIITGMTLLFTVSLVLGVDKGIRRLSNFNMGLFAVLMTATLILGPTARVLELSTQATGGLLGDWFLMSTFTDFGNGGSWSNAWTVFYWAWPLAWSPFAGLFIARISRGRSVREVAFTGIVATSLATIPWFAIVGGTAVLFQHGGVVDILGPVGQYGEAVSGYLLFQALDVAWIPLPVGTILLFAFLVLVTTFFVTSADSSTLAVSMMTTGGKAEPSSVSRIFWGVLQGVVASILMVIGGVEALQSAAIITGGPFAVVCLIAVAGLVKSFSQQSENVLLREETVLYGDTGGSESADTEGRPAGADDD
- a CDS encoding class I SAM-dependent methyltransferase, which produces MDVPRTVRAALADRPVSGATCLEAGAGVGKMTAGLLDAGAAHVYAVTNDRDHARLVRERLAPDELARTTVLEADLRALPLSDAAVDVVTAHALFNVVPVASLAAVVGELTRVASPGAHLIVDDYEPLPGDAAMRELFALENAATELADGRPALTFYPAEVLRAQFEARGWAFDRERTLLDPVPWTESHVAAHANVVRRACERLPAAFAERFASEADRLEETIGSESAGEMYGLAFRLADGAVASSR